One stretch of Tenacibaculum sp. MAR_2010_89 DNA includes these proteins:
- a CDS encoding tetratricopeptide repeat protein, with protein MRKKTQKLLMLVTILILVTLTYSNHFNNTFAFDDYNQIVDNSYVRDIKNIPSFFKDATTSSTLANHQTYRPLTMMSLTIDYYVASGLNPFYFHLSTFIWFLIQLIVMFFLFRKIISKVTQNKWSDFIVFFAVALYGIHPANAETINYIYQRGDSLSTLSVIAGFYLYISYPKKRKKFLYLIPVVIGILTKETATMFAPILFFYVLLFEVKKSLFEIFSKNGVTIIKQTFLQTLPAFIVCGLLGVFVLKMQSPSFEPGGVSTLNYLMTQPWVLFHYIFTFFIPTNLSADTDLSAFSNVFDERIYAGLAFVITIIVIAFKTSKKEETRPIAFGIIWFFISLAPTSSFISLAEVTNDHRMFFPFVGLTLSVTWSIGILIINRQSIINSKPLYKYGIIILGIIILSAYTTGTRERNKVWHSEESLWYDVTIKSPKNGRGLMNYGLTQMKIGKYDIALDYFTKALVYSPYYSTLYVNIAVVNNAMNKPVEAESYYKKAIRYAPKNSECYHFYADFLFKKSRFQESLSNAKIALSLNNVSIETRHLLMKIYNQSRNYKKLDNLVKETLKIIPKDSLSNFYLNNRKTINLKLKSVEDLAKNSPSADNYINLSLAYYNEKLYKKCIIASEKALEFDPKNKFAYNNIGSAFIALKNREEAIIALTKSLQIDSTFQFAKNNLNWAKKNLRVKNQ; from the coding sequence ATGCGTAAAAAAACACAAAAGTTATTAATGTTGGTAACTATACTAATTTTAGTAACACTAACATACTCTAACCACTTTAACAATACCTTTGCTTTTGATGACTATAACCAAATAGTGGACAACTCTTATGTGCGAGATATAAAAAACATTCCTTCTTTTTTTAAAGATGCCACCACCTCTTCTACTTTGGCTAACCATCAAACATACAGACCACTAACAATGATGTCTTTAACCATTGATTATTACGTTGCAAGTGGTTTAAATCCTTTTTATTTTCACTTGAGTACGTTTATCTGGTTTTTAATTCAATTGATAGTTATGTTTTTTCTATTCAGAAAAATAATTTCAAAAGTAACTCAAAATAAATGGTCAGATTTTATAGTCTTTTTTGCTGTAGCACTTTATGGAATTCATCCTGCAAATGCTGAAACTATAAATTACATTTATCAAAGAGGTGATTCTTTATCTACATTATCAGTTATTGCTGGATTTTATTTATACATATCTTATCCTAAGAAACGAAAAAAATTTTTGTATTTAATTCCTGTGGTAATTGGTATTCTTACAAAGGAAACTGCCACAATGTTTGCTCCTATATTATTTTTCTATGTATTGTTGTTTGAAGTTAAAAAGTCTTTATTCGAAATATTTAGTAAAAATGGAGTAACTATTATAAAACAAACGTTCCTTCAAACTTTACCAGCTTTTATAGTTTGTGGTCTCTTGGGTGTTTTTGTTTTAAAAATGCAAAGCCCATCTTTTGAACCTGGAGGAGTTTCAACCTTAAATTATTTGATGACTCAACCTTGGGTATTATTCCATTATATTTTCACATTTTTTATTCCAACTAATTTATCTGCTGACACTGATTTGTCTGCATTTTCAAATGTGTTTGATGAACGAATTTATGCTGGTTTGGCTTTTGTTATTACTATAATTGTAATTGCATTCAAAACATCGAAAAAAGAAGAAACAAGGCCTATAGCTTTTGGTATTATTTGGTTTTTTATTTCTTTAGCACCTACATCTAGTTTTATTTCTCTTGCTGAAGTTACAAATGACCACCGTATGTTTTTTCCTTTTGTAGGTTTGACACTTAGTGTTACATGGTCAATTGGTATTCTTATAATTAATCGTCAATCAATTATAAATTCAAAGCCTTTGTATAAATATGGTATAATTATACTAGGAATTATTATTCTTTCAGCATATACAACAGGTACAAGAGAACGTAATAAAGTATGGCATTCTGAAGAAAGCCTTTGGTATGATGTAACAATAAAAAGTCCTAAAAACGGAAGAGGACTTATGAATTATGGTTTAACTCAAATGAAAATTGGAAAATACGATATAGCTTTAGATTATTTTACAAAAGCCCTTGTATATTCTCCATATTATTCAACTTTGTACGTAAATATTGCTGTAGTAAACAATGCCATGAATAAACCTGTTGAAGCTGAATCCTATTATAAAAAAGCTATTAGGTATGCTCCAAAAAATAGCGAATGCTATCATTTTTATGCTGATTTTCTTTTTAAGAAAAGTCGTTTTCAAGAATCGCTTTCTAATGCTAAAATAGCTCTTTCATTAAATAATGTTAGTATAGAAACAAGACATTTATTAATGAAAATATATAATCAATCTCGAAATTATAAAAAATTAGATAACTTGGTTAAAGAAACTTTGAAAATTATACCTAAAGATTCTTTATCTAATTTTTATTTGAATAATAGAAAAACAATAAACCTAAAGTTAAAATCAGTAGAAGATTTAGCTAAAAATTCACCCTCAGCGGATAATTACATTAATTTAAGTTTAGCTTATTATAATGAAAAATTATATAAAAAATGTATTATTGCTTCTGAGAAGGCATTAGAATTTGACCCTAAAAATAAATTTGCTTACAATAATATAGGTAGTGCATTTATAGCATTAAAAAATCGTGAAGAAGCAATAATAGCTTTAACCAAATCATTACAAATTGATTCTACATTTCAATTTGCAAAAAATAATCTTAATTGGGCTAAAAAAAATCTTCGTGTAAAAAATCAATAA
- a CDS encoding class I SAM-dependent methyltransferase, which produces MLNLFKKLHHKYVFLRRIDVLSNQIAIQIPDNINLLDIGCGDGTISKMVLDNKKNITIKGIDVFARESCAIPFKMFDGKTIPHTDDEFDATLFVDVLHHTTNIKELITEAARVSKKYIIIKDHHYNNALDFGILKFMDWVGNAPHGVKVIYNFKNLDFWKTTFSELGLEIENINCKVPIYPFPFNLIFGRDLHFITVLRKKEL; this is translated from the coding sequence ATGCTCAATTTATTTAAAAAATTACATCATAAATATGTATTCTTGCGAAGAATAGATGTACTTTCAAATCAAATAGCTATACAAATTCCTGACAATATTAATCTATTAGACATTGGTTGCGGAGATGGTACCATCTCAAAAATGGTTCTAGATAACAAAAAAAACATAACGATAAAAGGCATAGATGTTTTTGCTCGTGAAAGTTGTGCCATACCATTTAAAATGTTTGATGGTAAAACTATTCCACATACTGATGATGAATTTGACGCTACTCTATTTGTAGATGTTTTACATCATACAACGAATATTAAAGAATTGATAACTGAAGCAGCAAGGGTAAGTAAAAAATATATTATCATTAAAGATCATCATTATAATAATGCTCTTGATTTTGGTATATTAAAGTTTATGGATTGGGTTGGAAATGCTCCACATGGTGTTAAAGTTATTTATAATTTCAAAAATCTAGATTTTTGGAAAACTACTTTTTCTGAGTTAGGATTGGAAATTGAAAATATTAATTGCAAAGTACCTATTTATCCATTTCCTTTTAATTTAATTTTTGGAAGAGATTTACATTTTATAACCGTGCTTAGAAAAAAAGAGCTATAA
- a CDS encoding glycosyltransferase family 2 protein, translated as MIDQKNNIELSIVIPCLDEAETIEICIKKAKKFLLTNNISGEIVVGDNGSKDGSIELIKKNGARLVHINKKGYGAALMGAIEAARGKFIIMGDADDSYDFSNLMPYILKLREGYDLVMGNRFKGGIKKGAMPFLHKYLGNPVLSFIGRLFFKIKIRDFHCGLRGFRKDSIKKLELRTTGMEFASEMVVKSSIFKLKITEVPTILSKDGRSRPPHLRTWRDGWRHLKFLLMYSPKWLFFYPGMFFFLLSTLFFIIISINPIHAKELTFDLHTLTYCGAGIILSYQILSFSFLSRIYAINQGLIPVEKKFLNIFNFFNLEKGLLAGIFIFILGFLSSLNLFMDWRQEGYGNINDLNVSFRVLIPSVVMIIVGIQTIFLSFLSSIIGTIQNIKFLDE; from the coding sequence ATGATTGATCAAAAAAATAATATAGAATTATCTATAGTAATTCCTTGTTTAGATGAAGCGGAAACGATAGAAATATGCATTAAAAAAGCAAAAAAATTCTTATTAACGAATAATATATCTGGAGAAATTGTAGTTGGTGATAATGGAAGTAAAGATGGTTCAATTGAATTAATCAAGAAAAATGGAGCACGCTTGGTACATATTAACAAAAAGGGATATGGAGCAGCTTTAATGGGAGCTATAGAAGCAGCTAGAGGTAAATTTATAATTATGGGAGATGCTGATGACAGTTATGATTTTTCAAACTTAATGCCTTACATTTTAAAATTAAGGGAAGGTTATGATTTAGTTATGGGAAATAGATTTAAAGGAGGTATAAAAAAAGGAGCCATGCCTTTTTTACACAAGTACCTTGGTAATCCTGTACTTTCATTTATTGGTAGATTATTTTTCAAAATTAAAATAAGAGATTTTCATTGTGGTTTAAGAGGATTCAGAAAAGATAGTATTAAAAAGCTTGAACTCAGAACTACTGGGATGGAATTCGCTTCTGAAATGGTTGTAAAGTCTAGTATTTTTAAATTAAAAATTACCGAAGTACCGACAATATTATCAAAAGATGGTAGAAGTAGACCTCCACATTTAAGGACATGGAGAGATGGATGGAGACATTTAAAATTCTTATTAATGTATAGTCCTAAATGGTTATTCTTTTATCCAGGAATGTTCTTCTTTTTACTATCAACACTTTTTTTTATAATAATAAGTATCAATCCTATTCATGCAAAAGAACTAACTTTTGATTTGCATACTCTAACCTATTGTGGTGCTGGAATAATATTAAGTTATCAAATATTAAGCTTTTCTTTTCTAAGTCGAATTTATGCAATTAATCAAGGACTAATTCCTGTTGAAAAAAAATTCTTAAATATATTTAATTTTTTTAATCTTGAAAAAGGATTACTAGCGGGTATATTCATATTTATTTTAGGTTTTTTATCAAGCTTAAATTTATTTATGGATTGGAGACAAGAAGGATACGGGAATATAAATGATCTAAATGTTTCCTTCAGAGTTTTGATTCCATCTGTAGTTATGATAATTGTAGGTATTCAAACTATTTTTTTAAGTTTTCTTTCAAGTATTATTGGAACAATTCAAAATATTAAGTTTTTAGATGAATAA